The Ignavibacteriales bacterium genome has a window encoding:
- a CDS encoding transposase yields MELEQGKYYHIYNRGNNRENLFYENRNYDYFLQQYTKHIVPIAETFAYCLMKNHFHVLVRIKDDRLDKSQRLVKSSLVTNKFRNFFISYAKAINKAYGQTGALFQRPFGRREVTSNEYFAWLVHYIHFNPQKHGFVKNFQTYLYSSYSIIHSGQSNVVDRDKVLEWFGGKEAFIEFHNQMTNEFAIMNLIDED; encoded by the coding sequence ATGGAACTAGAACAAGGCAAATATTACCACATTTACAATCGTGGTAATAACCGTGAGAACTTGTTTTACGAAAATCGGAATTATGATTACTTCCTACAACAGTACACAAAACATATTGTTCCTATTGCGGAAACATTTGCCTATTGCCTGATGAAAAATCATTTCCATGTGTTGGTACGAATTAAGGATGATAGACTTGACAAGTCTCAAAGACTTGTCAAGTCTAGTTTGGTAACAAATAAATTTAGGAATTTCTTCATTAGTTACGCGAAGGCAATTAATAAGGCGTACGGACAGACAGGCGCGTTATTCCAACGCCCTTTCGGTCGGCGTGAAGTTACATCAAATGAGTACTTTGCTTGGCTCGTTCATTACATTCATTTTAATCCACAAAAACATGGTTTTGTCAAAAATTTTCAGACGTATTTATATTCATCATATTCAATCATTCATTCAGGACAATCAAACGTTGTTGATCGAGATAAGGTGCTTGAATGGTTTGGCGGTAAAGAAGCTTTTATAGAATTTCATAATCAGATGACAAATGAATTTGCAATTATGAATTTAATCGATGAAGATTAA